The genomic window TCCTGCATGCTTATGCCGAAGACATCCACGATGTCTTTGAGAGTCGCGATGGACGGCGACGTGGCGTCGTTCTCCAACTGAGATATGAAGCCCTTGGTCAGATCTGCTCGGCTGGCCAGCTCTTCCTGAGTCAGCGAATTGGCCATCCTGAGCCTCTTCAACCTCTCACCGATTTTCAAGCAGTCCTCCCCGGTTTAGTAACAGTAAACCTTTTGTATTTTGGCAATGTATTGCCTTACCCGTATTTTGTCAACAAAAAGTTTAGTAATGGTATACTTCCTGTTTAACATTTAACATTCATTAATTTTTAACTGCCAGGAATCGGCCGATTTTACGGCAACCTACACGACTTCAAAACCGACCTTTCCGTATACAGCGAAGCCCCTTCCGCCACTGCCACAGGACGGGGGAAATCCTGCCGTCCCACCAGCCGATGCCGTCTTTAACGTATACCGGTTCACGCTAACTAGCTGTTGAGCCGTCACTTTTTTTATGCTACTAATCGTAATTCGGCACCCTACCTCCTGTGCCGGTCACACTCCAGACAGAGGAAACAGCATGAACCTTTTAGATGGCAAGAAATGCGCTGACAGTCTGATCGCGGGAATAGCAAAGCAGGTCGCGCGTCACGTAGACGCGGGGCTTCGAAAGCCGCACATGACCGTGATCCTGGTTGGCCACCACGCCCCGAGCGAATCCTACGTCAAATCCAAGATCACGACCTGCGCGCTCTCCGGATTCGACAGCAATTTAATCCGTCTCCCCGAGACGGTCGCCGAGAAAGAGCTCCTCGCCCTCATCGCCGAGATCAACGAGGACAACTCCACCGACGGCGTCATCGTCCAGCTCCCGCTTCCCAAGCAGATTAACGCGCAGCGCGTGATTAACGCCATCTCCCCCGATAAGGACATCGACGGCTTTCACCCCACGAACTTCGGCAGGATGGCCCTGGGGCAGAAGGCGTTTCGCCCCGCGACCGCCTACGGCATCTGCAAGCTTTTGCAGTTCTACCAGGTGCCGGTGGCAGGCAGGCACTGCGTGGTGATCGGGCGCTCCAACATAGTCGGCAAGCCGATCTCCATCATGCTCTCCAACGATTTCGACATCGGCAATGCGACGGTCACCCTCACCCACATAGAGACGCCGCGCGAACTGCTCATCGAGGAGACGCGTCGCGCCGATATCGTCATCGTGGCGGTCGGTATCCCCGGGTTCGTCACTCCGGACATGGTGCGGGACGGCGTCACCCTGATCGACGTCGGCATCAACCGTCTCGAGAACGGCAAGCTCGTCGGCGACGTCGCCTTCGACGCGGTCGCCCCGAAGTGCGAGTGGATCACCCCGGTCCCCGGCGGCGTGGGACGCATGACCGTCGCCGCACTCATGATCAACACACTCGCCGCCTACCAGAACAACTTCGAGCTGGCTTAACGGCTGAACACGTTCAACGTTCAACGTTCAACGTTCCTACTTCTCCCCACATTGCTAAGGTTCATCCACAGAATTTCGGAGAGTGTGGCGTGTTGACCGATGGGCAGTACACGTGCCCTAGCGTCCCCCCTTTGCGAAGGGGGGACAGGGGGGATTTGCCTCTACCCACGAAAGCAAATCCCCCTAAATCCCCCTTTGCAAAAGAGGGACTCTACCAGCGGCAGGTTATCACGAACCGGCAACAAAAAAGGGTCCCGGCATTTCTGCCAGGACCCTTTTTCTGTAACAGCACGAAACCTTCTTCCTTTATCCTGCCATTATCCCTTTTATCCCCGTCATCCCTGTTAATCGCCTTAAAAAATGAACTGGGAAATAGTGTAGGCGACCACGGTGGAGACACCCACGCCGATCAAACCCGGGATCATGAAGCTGTGGTTCAAGAGGTACTTCCCGATCCTTGTGGTGCCGGTACGGTCCATGTTGATGGCGGCGAGATCGCTCGGGTAGAAGGCGAAGAAGAAGTAGGCGTAACTTGCCGGCATGAGCCCGAGGAGCAGCGGAATCGGAAGACCGAGGGCGAGCCCCAGGGGGAGCGTGATGGCAAGGGTGGCCGCCTGGCTCTTCACGAAAGCGGAGATGCAGAAGGTCGCGATGGCGAAGGTCCAGGGGGCCAATTTAACCATGATGCCGATGTTGTCGATCAGGTACTTCTTGTTTGCGGTGATGAAGGTATCGCTCATCCAGGCAATGCCGAAGATGGAAACGACGGCGATCATACCCGCGATGAAGACGCTGGAGTGGGCGATGTCTTTCGCTTTTACCTTGGCGGCGAAGAGGATGAAGGCGCCGTAGGCAAGCATGATGAACTGGACGACGGTGGTCATCGGGATCGGCTTCTTGTCGGCAGCCAACGGCAGCAGCCACGGGCAGCTCGCCATCAGGATGATGGTGCCGACACCTGCGAAGAAGAGCGCGACGGAAACCTTGGCAACGGTGGAGATCTTCTTGTCCAGCGTGGTGACATCCGCATCGAGCCCCTTGCGGAACTCGGGGTCCTGAAGGCGCGCCTGGAATTCCTGGTCCTTGTCGAGCTCCAACCCGCGGTTGAAGCTCCAGGCTGCGGCGGCCAGAACGCCGATGATGCCGGCAGGCATAGTGACCGAGATGATGTCGATAAGGGTCACAGGGTGCCCGGCTTTCGCCGCAAAGCCCAGGAAGAAGGTGACCGCGGCGGCCACGGGGCTCGCTGTGATCCCCATCTGGGAGGCCACGCTGGAAATCGCCATCGGGCGTTCAGGACGGATCTTCGTCTTGATCGCGACATCTGAGATGACCGGAAGCAGGGCATAGACGGCGTGGCCGGTGCCGCAGCAGACGGTCAGGAAGAAGGTACAGAGCGGGGCGAGGATGGTGACGTACTTCGGATGGGCACGCAGCAGCTTCTCCGTGAGCTGTACCAGGTAGTCGAGCCCCCCCGCCACTTGGAGCGTAGCCGACGCGGTGACGACGGCCAGGATGATGAGCATAACGGCGATCGGTGGCTCGGACGGGGCGCTACGGAAACCGAGCACCAGTACCGACACCCCCAGACCACCGATCATGCCGAGAGCCACGCCGCCTTTGCGGATGCCTATGAGCACCGCACCGAGGACGAGTACGAATTGGATCCAAAACATCGCTGCCATGACAACCTCCTTTGTTGCACCTGGTTAGCTGTTGCGCGAAGCCGTCACCGGCGCCGCGTTCGTTATCTAACCCTGGTAGAGCAGGCTTGATGCCAAAATCCAACTTTCACTCATCCATCTGTAATTACAGAGAAAAAGCCTCATCCCGGGGAACATGACAACAAAAAATGCCATAACCTGGGGCTATGGCATTTTCAACTACGGCAAAAAAATTCATGTAAATTCAACTATATACTAAACGATAACCTTTTTTATCATTATAACCGCAGGTTATGCATGTTCATTAGAGCCCCCAGCCGCACAACCGGTCGATCTCCCAACCGTTTCAGGAATGCATCATCTTGAGCCGCTTACTGAGGGCCGGCTGCGAGATGCCGAGAAGGCGCGCGGCGAGCGTCTGGTTGCCATTGGCGCGGGCGAGCGCCTCCTGTACGAGGAAGGCCGCGGCATCGCTGAAGGTGGGGAGCTCATCGAAGCCGCTGAAGGGGTTTTGCCTGGGAGGTGCCGCTGTCGAGGGACCTGCCTCGGCCTGTGCGGACTCGACCGCCTTCACGAAGCTGTCCATGGAGAGCATCCGGTCGCGGTGCACGCTCACCGCATCGTAGACCATCGCCCTCAACTCCCTCACGTTGCCGGGAAAACTGTAGGTGGAGAGAAACTGCGCAAGCCCCTTGGGAGGGGTCGGCTTCTTCTTTCCGAGCGCCTCGGCGGCCTCGGCGAGGAAGTGATCGAGCAGCAGCGCGATGTCGCCGCGCCGCTCACGGAGCGCCGGTATCTGCACCCGGTGGGTGCGCAGCCGGTAGTAGAGGTCGCGGCGGAATTTTCCCTCCCCCTCCTTCGCCTGCAGGTTCTGGTGCGTCGCCACGACGACACGCGCCCTCAGGCGCTTCGGTAGGTCGCACCCGAGCGGAAAGTACTCCCGTTCCTGTAAAAGCCTGAGGAGCTTCACCTGGGAAGCGATGCTCAGGTCTCCGATCTCGTCGAGAAATAGCGTACCGTCGGCCGCCTCCTCCACCATGCCGCGCCTTGCCTGGTCGGCGCCGGTGAAGGCCCCGCGCACATGGCCGAACAGGGTGTCGGCGAAAACGGTATCGTCGAGCCCCGCCACGTTCACGGTAACGAGCTTGCCGCGGCAGCCGCTCAGACGGTGCACCGCCTGGGCGATCAGCTCCTTCCCTACCCCGCTCTCGCCCGTGATGAGCAGCGGCTGCGGGCTCTTCGCCACCGCCTCGATGTAGGAAAAGACGTCCAGCATGGAGCGGTCGCCGGTCACGATGGCGGAAAAGGCTTCCGGGTGTGAAAGCTCGCGCGTGATGAGGCGGTTCGACACCTCCTGGAACTCCGCCTTCATCTCCACCATCCGGATCGCACGCAACACGCTCCCTACGATGCGCTCCTCCTCGTCGGTCTTCACGCAGTAATCGAAAGCCCCAAGCCTCATGCAACGCACCGCCGTCTCAAGCTGGTTCAACCCACTGAGGATGATCACCGCCGTGTCGGGATAGTGCTCCGCGATCTGGGCCAGCACCTCCTCGCCCGAGAGGTGCGGCATGGTGAGGTCGAGCATGACCAGCCCGATGCGCTTCTCCCCCAGTATGGAAAGCACCTGGCGGCTGTCGCTGCAGGTGGTGATGTTGCTGATCCCCCCGGCGGTCTCCAGGGTGAGCGTCAAAGAGCCGAGCCAGTCGGGCTCGTCGTCGACCAAAAGGACTCCGAAATCGGGGTAGAGAGTCTCGCTCAAGCGTTTTCCTCCTTCAGATAGGCGGGAAGGGTCAAAGTGACCGTGGTGCCGCTGCCGTCCGACTGGAACTCGAGGGTCCCGCCGTGCTCCTTGACGATGCCGGCGGAAACGGAGAGCCCGAGCCCGGTCCCCCCCTTATCCTGCTTCGTTGTAAAAAACGGGTCGGTCAGGCGCGACAGGTGTTCGGGCGCGATGCCGGTCCCCTCGTCGCGCAGCTTGAGGACCACGGCGTTGCGGAATGCGTCGTGCCAGGTGACGAGCTCGATGCCGCGCTCGGAATCGGGCAGCGCCTGGCAGGCGTTCAGGATCAGGTTGACCAGCACCTGCTCGATGCGCTGCCGGTTGCCACGCACCCGAGGGAGCCCTTTCCTGTAGCCGACGCTGAAATTGCGGGTCGCCTTGCGGATGGTCGGTTCCACGAGACGGACCGCCGCCTGCGCCGCCTGGTTCAGGTCGATGACGTCGTTGCCCCCCGTCGTGTCCTGCCGCGCGAAATCCTTGAGGTCGTCCACGATCCTCTTGATGCGCTTGCCGGCGTCCTGGATCTTCGCCAGGGACTTGGGCACCTCCTGCCGCATGCGGGAGTACGGCAGGCCGCCGCAGGTGAAGTCGCCGTTTTCCTCGTAGTAGCGCTCCAGGATCTTGGTGGCATCGGTGTGGAAGCGCTTCAGGATCGGGGCCTCCAGCAGGATGATCCCGGTCGGGTTGTTGATCTCGTGCGCGACGCCGGAAACGAGGACGCCGAGCGCCGCCATCTTGTCCGCCTGCACGAGCTGCTGCTGGTTTAGGCGCAGCTCCTCCTCCACCTGGCGCCTCTCGGCGACTTCTCGGGTGAGGTCGGCGGTGCGCAGCGCCACCTGCCGGTGCAGCGTCCGGGACCAGAGGGCGAAGCCCCCCAGAAGCAGCACGAGCGGCACCACGACGACGGCTGCGTACTTCATTATGGTCCACAAGTCGATGGGGGCCGTGTCGACCACCCCCAGCCACTTGTTGTGAATGGCGTCGTACTGGCCGGTCTTTTTGAGGATGGCGAGCCCCTCGTTGAAGCGCGATAGCAGCTCGGCGTTCCCCTTGTCCACGGCGTAGCAGTAGCGCTGCGTGGCGACATTACG from Geomonas ferrireducens includes these protein-coding regions:
- a CDS encoding bifunctional 5,10-methylenetetrahydrofolate dehydrogenase/5,10-methenyltetrahydrofolate cyclohydrolase, coding for MNLLDGKKCADSLIAGIAKQVARHVDAGLRKPHMTVILVGHHAPSESYVKSKITTCALSGFDSNLIRLPETVAEKELLALIAEINEDNSTDGVIVQLPLPKQINAQRVINAISPDKDIDGFHPTNFGRMALGQKAFRPATAYGICKLLQFYQVPVAGRHCVVIGRSNIVGKPISIMLSNDFDIGNATVTLTHIETPRELLIEETRRADIVIVAVGIPGFVTPDMVRDGVTLIDVGINRLENGKLVGDVAFDAVAPKCEWITPVPGGVGRMTVAALMINTLAAYQNNFELA
- a CDS encoding anaerobic C4-dicarboxylate transporter, yielding MAAMFWIQFVLVLGAVLIGIRKGGVALGMIGGLGVSVLVLGFRSAPSEPPIAVMLIILAVVTASATLQVAGGLDYLVQLTEKLLRAHPKYVTILAPLCTFFLTVCCGTGHAVYALLPVISDVAIKTKIRPERPMAISSVASQMGITASPVAAAVTFFLGFAAKAGHPVTLIDIISVTMPAGIIGVLAAAAWSFNRGLELDKDQEFQARLQDPEFRKGLDADVTTLDKKISTVAKVSVALFFAGVGTIILMASCPWLLPLAADKKPIPMTTVVQFIMLAYGAFILFAAKVKAKDIAHSSVFIAGMIAVVSIFGIAWMSDTFITANKKYLIDNIGIMVKLAPWTFAIATFCISAFVKSQAATLAITLPLGLALGLPIPLLLGLMPASYAYFFFAFYPSDLAAINMDRTGTTRIGKYLLNHSFMIPGLIGVGVSTVVAYTISQFIF
- a CDS encoding sigma-54-dependent transcriptional regulator, producing the protein MSETLYPDFGVLLVDDEPDWLGSLTLTLETAGGISNITTCSDSRQVLSILGEKRIGLVMLDLTMPHLSGEEVLAQIAEHYPDTAVIILSGLNQLETAVRCMRLGAFDYCVKTDEEERIVGSVLRAIRMVEMKAEFQEVSNRLITRELSHPEAFSAIVTGDRSMLDVFSYIEAVAKSPQPLLITGESGVGKELIAQAVHRLSGCRGKLVTVNVAGLDDTVFADTLFGHVRGAFTGADQARRGMVEEAADGTLFLDEIGDLSIASQVKLLRLLQEREYFPLGCDLPKRLRARVVVATHQNLQAKEGEGKFRRDLYYRLRTHRVQIPALRERRGDIALLLDHFLAEAAEALGKKKPTPPKGLAQFLSTYSFPGNVRELRAMVYDAVSVHRDRMLSMDSFVKAVESAQAEAGPSTAAPPRQNPFSGFDELPTFSDAAAFLVQEALARANGNQTLAARLLGISQPALSKRLKMMHS
- a CDS encoding transporter substrate-binding domain-containing protein, whose protein sequence is MERRPLRTSRLRVTLGRLLSPPLQGSGRLLALFVLCFLAAPTALLAAGAASAAHTRTVVVGGDRDYPPYEFIDRSGQPAGYNVDLTRAIAEVMGMKVEFRLGGWAEMRDALQTGRVDVLEGMSYSEERSREVDFSVPHAVVNHAIFGRRDNASVNTLEELKGKTVAVHRGGIMHDYLTRKGVGARLTLTETPADAMRLVASGKIDYAVVAIVPGMYMIRELKLTNLVPVVRNVATQRYCYAVDKGNAELLSRFNEGLAILKKTGQYDAIHNKWLGVVDTAPIDLWTIMKYAAVVVVPLVLLLGGFALWSRTLHRQVALRTADLTREVAERRQVEEELRLNQQQLVQADKMAALGVLVSGVAHEINNPTGIILLEAPILKRFHTDATKILERYYEENGDFTCGGLPYSRMRQEVPKSLAKIQDAGKRIKRIVDDLKDFARQDTTGGNDVIDLNQAAQAAVRLVEPTIRKATRNFSVGYRKGLPRVRGNRQRIEQVLVNLILNACQALPDSERGIELVTWHDAFRNAVVLKLRDEGTGIAPEHLSRLTDPFFTTKQDKGGTGLGLSVSAGIVKEHGGTLEFQSDGSGTTVTLTLPAYLKEENA